Proteins encoded within one genomic window of Granulicella pectinivorans:
- a CDS encoding alcohol dehydrogenase catalytic domain-containing protein: MSFEVPATMRAAVYRGVDDVRVERVPVPEIGVGEVLVRIDTCGICGTDLKKIHTGSHSAPRVFGHEMAGTIVKVGDGVTGFAVGERVMAFHHIPCGECFYCRKKTFAQCETYKKVGTTAGFAAAGGGFAEYIRVMDWIVATGGLVKVPNDIPFEQAAFIEPLNTCFKAIQLLELEPDDTVLVIGQGSIGILLAALAKRTGATVLTSDMYAERHAVAAQYGLDRPLDARGDVVAACRAATDGRGADVALVAVGADALIAQAMDAIRPGGRVMLFASTQHGTAAFDPAAVCMDEKTLMGSYSASVAIQEEGIQLVFDGYRDGTLDLTKLISHRFSLEDAVKGIELASHPVADSMKIVIQPSGGTPLV; this comes from the coding sequence ATGAGTTTCGAGGTTCCGGCGACGATGCGGGCGGCGGTGTATCGCGGGGTGGATGACGTGCGGGTGGAGAGGGTGCCGGTACCGGAGATTGGGGTTGGCGAGGTGCTGGTTCGGATCGATACGTGCGGGATCTGTGGGACGGATCTGAAGAAGATTCATACGGGATCGCACTCGGCTCCGCGGGTGTTTGGGCATGAGATGGCGGGGACCATCGTGAAGGTGGGGGATGGGGTTACGGGGTTCGCTGTGGGCGAGCGGGTGATGGCGTTTCACCACATTCCGTGTGGGGAGTGCTTTTATTGCCGGAAGAAGACGTTTGCACAGTGCGAGACGTACAAGAAGGTGGGGACTACGGCGGGGTTTGCGGCGGCGGGGGGTGGGTTTGCCGAGTACATCCGGGTGATGGACTGGATCGTGGCTACGGGCGGGCTGGTGAAGGTGCCGAACGATATTCCGTTTGAGCAGGCGGCATTTATCGAGCCTTTGAATACGTGTTTCAAGGCGATTCAGCTGCTGGAGTTGGAGCCGGACGACACGGTGCTGGTGATTGGGCAGGGGAGCATCGGGATTCTGCTGGCGGCGCTGGCCAAGAGGACGGGCGCGACCGTGCTGACGAGCGATATGTATGCGGAGCGGCATGCGGTGGCGGCGCAATATGGGCTGGATCGGCCTCTGGATGCGCGGGGGGATGTGGTGGCGGCTTGCAGGGCAGCGACCGATGGCCGCGGGGCGGATGTGGCTTTGGTTGCGGTTGGGGCGGATGCACTGATTGCGCAGGCGATGGATGCGATTCGGCCGGGTGGGCGGGTGATGCTGTTTGCGAGCACGCAGCATGGGACGGCCGCGTTCGACCCGGCGGCAGTTTGCATGGATGAGAAGACGCTGATGGGGTCTTACTCGGCCTCCGTTGCGATTCAGGAGGAGGGGATTCAGTTGGTGTTCGACGGATATCGGGACGGTACGCTGGACCTGACGAAGCTGATCTCGCACCGGTTCTCGCTGGAGGATGCGGTGAAGGGGATCGAGCTGGCTTCGCATCCGGTGGCCGATTCGATGAAGATTGTGATTCAGCCTTCGGGAGGTACCCCCCTCGTTTGA
- a CDS encoding flavin-containing monooxygenase has translation MQRVAVIGAGPGGIVAARYLKSEGLEPVVFEQGARLGGQWSGEPGHSGVWPSMRTNTSRIMTSFSDLPHNGSTPTYPTNTAMGEYLEHYARQFDLLPSIRLRTPVREVSQDSDGKWVVRTDAGEETFEQVIVATGRYNKPAYPKVAGLDSFSGSGGISHAFSYKRPEAFRGSRVLVAGCSISALEIASDLAMLGASRVVVTNRKQRYVLPKLISGVPTDHVAFTRFAALAEESFPMAAVGEGLKGFILASAGNPEQFGAPRPPENIFEANISQSQFFLPLVAEGRIATKPWIESVDRQTVHFTDGTSEDFDAIVFGTGYDLNLPFLSADILRALNADEHHLDLYQFTFPARLPGLAFLGMLSVVGPYFPVLELQARWIAYTFSGAQPAPSAQELQAGVEAYRARRGGPQELPCHAAALLFARAAGVEPNLEQWPELGRGLMFGPLTPTSFRMNGRDSLPDAPARFAEEIKAFGCMSSDQLTPMQAGQLQALAGARDVESFARFVASVPVSR, from the coding sequence ATGCAACGAGTTGCCGTCATTGGGGCAGGACCAGGTGGAATCGTCGCAGCGCGTTATCTCAAGTCGGAAGGCCTTGAGCCGGTTGTTTTCGAGCAAGGCGCACGCCTTGGCGGACAGTGGAGCGGCGAACCGGGCCATAGCGGCGTGTGGCCTTCGATGCGCACAAACACCAGCCGCATCATGACCTCCTTTAGCGACTTGCCGCATAACGGCTCCACACCCACCTACCCAACGAATACGGCGATGGGCGAGTACCTTGAGCACTATGCCCGTCAGTTCGATCTCCTCCCATCGATCCGCTTAAGAACACCCGTACGCGAGGTGTCACAGGATAGCGACGGCAAGTGGGTTGTCCGCACAGATGCCGGCGAGGAGACATTCGAGCAGGTCATCGTCGCCACCGGACGTTACAACAAGCCTGCGTATCCAAAAGTGGCGGGTCTCGACTCCTTTTCTGGCTCCGGCGGCATAAGCCACGCCTTTTCCTACAAGCGTCCGGAAGCCTTTCGCGGATCTCGGGTACTGGTCGCGGGATGCAGCATCAGTGCGCTGGAGATCGCAAGCGATCTCGCAATGCTGGGTGCGAGCCGCGTAGTCGTCACCAACCGCAAGCAGCGCTATGTCCTGCCGAAACTCATCTCCGGCGTGCCCACCGACCACGTCGCCTTCACCCGATTTGCCGCACTCGCGGAAGAATCGTTCCCAATGGCCGCCGTAGGAGAAGGCTTGAAGGGCTTTATCCTTGCCTCTGCCGGAAACCCTGAGCAGTTCGGCGCTCCCAGGCCCCCGGAGAACATCTTCGAAGCCAACATCAGCCAGAGCCAATTTTTCCTTCCCCTGGTTGCCGAAGGCCGCATAGCGACGAAGCCTTGGATCGAGTCGGTCGATCGTCAGACCGTCCACTTCACTGACGGAACCAGCGAAGACTTCGACGCCATCGTGTTTGGGACCGGGTACGATTTAAACCTTCCCTTCCTGAGCGCTGACATCCTCCGCGCGCTGAACGCTGACGAGCATCATCTGGACCTGTATCAGTTCACCTTCCCGGCTCGGCTTCCCGGTCTCGCCTTCCTCGGCATGCTGAGTGTTGTCGGCCCTTACTTTCCGGTCCTTGAACTGCAGGCCCGCTGGATCGCTTACACCTTCAGCGGTGCGCAACCGGCGCCATCGGCCCAGGAGCTGCAAGCCGGTGTAGAAGCCTATCGTGCACGGCGCGGCGGCCCGCAGGAACTCCCCTGCCATGCCGCAGCCCTGCTCTTCGCACGCGCGGCCGGAGTAGAACCGAATCTCGAGCAGTGGCCCGAACTGGGACGCGGTTTGATGTTCGGCCCACTCACACCGACATCGTTCCGCATGAACGGTCGCGACAGCCTGCCCGATGCGCCCGCGCGTTTCGCCGAAGAGATCAAAGCATTCGGCTGCATGAGCTCCGATCAACTAACGCCGATGCAGGCAGGACAATTACAAGCCCTCGCAGGCGCTCGCGATGTCGAGTCCTTCGCCCGCTTCGTTGCAAGCGTACCCGTATCCCGGTAA
- a CDS encoding DUF6438 domain-containing protein — MVFGRGCVACGLLAGVLSGAWAGVLGAQVVPGIKRPVNPHTSTWGCPRSDVPVTGNVSASTGDFLELTRTKCAAGCPAYTVRVTGDGSVSWSGKADVTVLGHAAAAIDAVGARAMLQQLADRGFWMLCSGYARADSGSGGMVTSLSIGEQTKTVEATDAIGPAWLRELDLEIDALADTHQWRHGGPREETFGEDRAMVDTVWPKKGVTRLMKVAARGRLGELKEMMADTSLDLNAVDSSGWTAVMYAAQAGTLDALTMLIAGRADVLRRSNAGETAMSAAVSSTAEPNPQEKVRALWTAGLNINAADNRGVTPLMLASERVESPALVAAMMKLGADPTKRDVDGNSATDYLKAQDALTRAMPDNYQAILRSLAASPVK, encoded by the coding sequence ATGGTGTTTGGCCGGGGATGCGTCGCGTGCGGTCTGCTGGCTGGGGTCTTGTCTGGTGCCTGGGCTGGTGTGCTGGGCGCCCAGGTTGTGCCCGGCATTAAGCGGCCTGTGAACCCGCATACAAGTACGTGGGGATGTCCGCGCAGCGATGTGCCGGTTACGGGGAATGTCTCGGCGTCTACGGGCGACTTTCTGGAGCTGACACGGACCAAGTGTGCGGCTGGGTGTCCGGCGTATACGGTGCGGGTGACCGGAGACGGAAGTGTGAGTTGGTCCGGTAAGGCGGATGTGACGGTGTTGGGTCATGCAGCAGCGGCGATCGACGCGGTGGGCGCTCGGGCGATGCTGCAGCAGTTGGCGGATCGCGGGTTTTGGATGTTGTGCTCGGGATATGCGCGCGCGGATAGTGGGTCGGGCGGGATGGTGACGAGCCTGTCGATTGGTGAGCAGACGAAGACGGTGGAGGCGACGGACGCGATCGGTCCGGCGTGGCTGCGCGAGCTGGACCTGGAGATCGATGCGCTGGCGGATACCCACCAGTGGCGGCATGGTGGGCCGCGTGAAGAGACGTTCGGCGAAGACCGGGCGATGGTCGACACGGTTTGGCCGAAGAAGGGCGTGACGCGCCTGATGAAGGTGGCGGCGCGCGGAAGGCTGGGCGAGTTGAAGGAGATGATGGCGGATACGTCGCTGGACCTGAATGCGGTGGATTCCAGCGGGTGGACAGCGGTGATGTATGCGGCGCAGGCGGGGACGCTGGATGCGTTGACGATGCTGATTGCAGGCAGGGCGGATGTGCTGAGGCGGTCGAACGCAGGGGAGACGGCGATGTCGGCGGCCGTGTCTTCGACGGCAGAGCCGAACCCTCAGGAGAAGGTCAGGGCGCTATGGACCGCAGGGTTGAACATCAACGCGGCGGATAACCGAGGGGTGACGCCGCTGATGCTGGCGTCCGAGCGGGTGGAGAGCCCTGCATTGGTGGCGGCGATGATGAAGCTGGGGGCCGATCCGACGAAGCGGGATGTGGATGGGAACAGCGCGACCGACTATCTGAAGGCGCAGGATGCGTTGACGCGGGCTATGCCGGATAACTACCAGGCGATTCTGCGGTCTCTGGCGGCTTCTCCGGTGAAGTGA
- a CDS encoding YecA family protein translates to MDKTLEGDGTAAGGVDLDALEELLESDATPETCMWLSELDGFLTGIAAGPERIPPAEFLPVIWGGEGPGFDGENSAPVVKSIVALLADIAAGLEKGPEAVLPVFWESEDGKEDATDWVEGFLQAIDLREEAWMPLLERKRDKAMLTPMLLLARDEEGNPLMPVEEGEEGPSEEQFADALEMIPECAVGIYGFWRLREMRVSPIVREMAPGRNDPCSCGSGKKYKKCCGG, encoded by the coding sequence ATGGATAAAACGCTTGAAGGCGATGGGACTGCAGCGGGTGGGGTTGACCTGGATGCATTGGAAGAGTTGCTGGAGTCGGATGCTACGCCTGAGACGTGCATGTGGCTCTCGGAGCTGGATGGCTTTTTGACCGGGATTGCCGCGGGGCCGGAGAGGATTCCGCCGGCTGAGTTTCTGCCGGTGATTTGGGGTGGTGAGGGGCCGGGCTTCGATGGGGAGAACTCCGCGCCGGTGGTGAAGTCGATTGTGGCGCTGTTGGCTGATATCGCGGCGGGTTTAGAGAAGGGACCGGAGGCGGTGTTGCCGGTGTTCTGGGAGTCGGAGGATGGGAAAGAAGACGCCACGGACTGGGTCGAGGGGTTCCTCCAGGCGATCGACCTGCGCGAGGAGGCGTGGATGCCTCTGCTGGAGCGCAAGCGAGATAAGGCGATGCTGACGCCGATGTTGCTCCTGGCCCGTGACGAGGAAGGCAACCCGCTGATGCCGGTGGAGGAGGGCGAGGAGGGACCGAGCGAGGAGCAGTTCGCGGACGCGCTGGAGATGATTCCAGAGTGCGCGGTGGGGATTTACGGCTTCTGGCGTTTGCGGGAGATGCGGGTTTCGCCGATTGTCCGGGAGATGGCACCGGGGCGGAATGATCCGTGTTCGTGCGGGTCGGGGAAGAAGTACAAGAAGTGCTGCGGCGGATAA
- a CDS encoding sigma-54-dependent transcriptional regulator, translated as MPEILDSPVGNPSEIAPAILPRILIIDDEAAIRESLETLLTFEGFDVTMAVDGPSGLNTLAKHTFDLLLLDLALPGETGIELLPRIVEMHPDLPVIMITAYGTVGNVVEAIQAGASNFVQKPWDNEKLLADIRSAIARHKAEEEVVQLKRTLKQRYNFENIIGKSEPMLKLFDLVAQVAPSRSTVLIQGESGTGKELIAKALHANSPRRDRPFVPVNTGAVPSELLESTLFGHVKGAFTSANASKKGLFEVANGGTLFLDEIGTMTMDMQAKILRVLQDRRFMHLGGTTEIQVDVRIIAATNVDLQVAVREGKFREDLFYRLNVIMLELPPLRARREDVPLLAAHFLKVYAEENGTGDRALSPDALRVLLDYEWPGNVRELENAMERGVVLSTGRLISPDLLPRSLTGSTYSAALLEHRPGASLFDLMEEIERRIISDRLERCHWNQTDAAEFFRIPLSTLNQKIKRLNIEVKKRSRD; from the coding sequence ATGCCTGAAATTCTCGACTCGCCAGTCGGTAACCCCTCCGAGATCGCCCCAGCGATCCTCCCTCGCATCCTCATCATCGACGACGAAGCCGCCATTCGTGAGTCCCTCGAGACCCTCCTCACCTTCGAAGGCTTCGACGTCACCATGGCCGTCGACGGCCCCTCCGGCCTCAACACCCTGGCCAAACACACCTTCGACCTCCTTCTGCTCGACCTCGCCCTCCCCGGCGAAACCGGTATCGAGCTCCTGCCGCGCATCGTCGAGATGCACCCCGACCTGCCGGTCATCATGATCACCGCCTACGGCACCGTCGGCAACGTCGTCGAAGCCATCCAGGCCGGCGCCTCAAATTTCGTCCAGAAGCCCTGGGACAATGAGAAGCTCCTCGCCGACATCCGCTCCGCGATCGCCCGCCACAAGGCCGAAGAAGAGGTCGTGCAGCTCAAGCGCACCCTCAAGCAGCGCTACAACTTCGAGAACATCATCGGCAAATCCGAGCCCATGCTCAAGCTCTTCGACCTCGTCGCCCAGGTTGCCCCCAGCCGCTCCACCGTCCTCATCCAGGGCGAATCGGGCACCGGCAAGGAGCTCATCGCCAAAGCCCTCCACGCCAACTCCCCTCGTCGCGACCGGCCCTTCGTCCCAGTCAACACCGGCGCAGTCCCTTCAGAACTCCTTGAATCCACCCTCTTCGGCCACGTCAAGGGTGCCTTCACCTCCGCCAACGCCAGCAAGAAGGGCCTCTTCGAGGTCGCCAACGGCGGCACCCTCTTCCTCGACGAAATTGGCACCATGACCATGGATATGCAGGCCAAGATCCTGCGCGTCCTCCAGGACCGCCGCTTCATGCACCTCGGCGGCACCACCGAGATCCAGGTCGACGTCCGCATCATCGCCGCCACCAACGTCGACCTCCAGGTCGCCGTCCGCGAAGGAAAGTTCCGCGAAGACCTCTTCTACCGCCTCAACGTCATCATGTTGGAGCTCCCACCCCTCCGCGCTCGCCGCGAAGACGTTCCGCTGCTCGCCGCGCACTTCCTCAAGGTCTACGCCGAGGAGAACGGAACCGGCGACCGCGCCCTCTCGCCCGACGCCCTCCGCGTCCTGCTCGACTACGAGTGGCCCGGCAACGTCCGCGAGCTTGAGAACGCCATGGAGCGCGGCGTCGTGCTCTCCACCGGTCGCCTCATCAGCCCCGACCTTCTTCCCCGATCCCTCACGGGCAGCACCTACTCGGCGGCCCTCCTGGAGCACCGCCCTGGCGCTAGCCTCTTCGACCTCATGGAAGAGATCGAGCGCCGCATCATCTCCGACCGCCTGGAACGCTGCCACTGGAACCAGACCGACGCCGCCGAGTTCTTCCGCATCCCTCTCAGCACCCTCAACCAGAAGATCAAGCGCCTCAATATCGAGGTCAAAAAGCGCAGCCGCGACTAG
- a CDS encoding diacylglycerol/lipid kinase family protein, with protein MPLALAGAYSVKAVLIFNPAAGGRAERRELLERVRGALASVGYEGEIVATTGPGSAGAQVAGAVEVGARVVFACGGDGTVHEVMQGMVGTDAALGVIPFGSANALARDLGLPMDPVAAARMQGGFVPRRVPVGRVEIGDAVRYFAVMAGAGPDGALVYKMIAGDKRRLGRFAYYVRAGWMFVRRRFREFDVEIASGGRTETVRAVAAMVVRVADMGGLFRGLGDSVQRSLVGRMEMRVVIVRAPALVSLPLWFCTGWVGMLGWNPLVRVVSVDGFRCVPVGEARLDVQADGEWIGQAPVRVSLVEDGVWLLMPAQ; from the coding sequence GTGCCACTCGCCTTAGCAGGGGCGTATTCCGTGAAGGCTGTGCTGATCTTCAATCCGGCGGCGGGTGGCAGGGCAGAGCGGCGGGAGTTGCTGGAGCGGGTGCGTGGGGCGCTTGCTTCGGTTGGGTACGAGGGAGAGATCGTTGCTACGACCGGACCGGGGTCTGCGGGTGCGCAGGTGGCTGGAGCTGTTGAGGTCGGGGCACGGGTCGTGTTTGCCTGCGGCGGGGATGGGACTGTCCACGAGGTGATGCAGGGAATGGTGGGTACGGATGCGGCGCTCGGGGTGATTCCGTTTGGCAGCGCCAATGCGCTGGCGCGGGATCTTGGGTTGCCGATGGACCCAGTGGCGGCGGCGCGGATGCAGGGGGGATTTGTTCCCCGACGGGTTCCGGTGGGACGGGTGGAGATCGGCGATGCGGTGCGATACTTTGCCGTGATGGCTGGAGCAGGGCCGGATGGGGCTCTGGTTTACAAGATGATCGCTGGGGATAAGAGGCGGCTGGGGCGGTTTGCTTACTATGTGCGGGCCGGGTGGATGTTTGTTCGGCGAAGGTTCCGGGAGTTCGATGTCGAGATCGCCTCGGGAGGGCGGACCGAGACGGTGCGTGCTGTGGCCGCGATGGTGGTTCGGGTGGCGGACATGGGTGGGTTGTTTCGGGGGCTGGGGGACTCGGTGCAGAGGTCGCTGGTGGGGCGGATGGAGATGCGGGTGGTGATTGTGCGGGCTCCGGCGCTGGTTTCGCTGCCGCTTTGGTTTTGTACGGGCTGGGTGGGGATGCTGGGATGGAATCCGCTGGTGCGGGTGGTGAGCGTGGACGGGTTTCGGTGTGTGCCGGTGGGGGAGGCGCGGTTGGATGTGCAGGCGGATGGGGAGTGGATTGGACAGGCTCCGGTGCGAGTGAGCCTGGTGGAGGATGGGGTTTGGTTGTTGATGCCCGCGCAGTGA
- a CDS encoding energy transducer TonB — protein sequence MAKVTWVRISLTVLACWAWVAQGQALNPSRLPPDEAKFCPGEEFHPRVSSGTMAGQLISRPDPIFPPEAAKAHVSGSVVLRICIGTDGHVKNLMPISGPEMLRKSYIDAVSRWVYRPYMLNGVPVPVMTTVTLNFEFGGG from the coding sequence ATGGCGAAGGTGACCTGGGTAAGGATTTCGCTGACTGTTCTTGCATGCTGGGCGTGGGTCGCCCAGGGGCAGGCTTTGAATCCGTCCCGCTTGCCGCCGGACGAGGCAAAGTTCTGTCCGGGCGAGGAGTTTCATCCGCGAGTGAGCAGTGGAACGATGGCTGGGCAGTTGATCAGCCGTCCGGACCCGATCTTCCCGCCGGAGGCGGCTAAGGCGCATGTTTCCGGCTCAGTTGTGCTTCGGATATGCATCGGTACGGATGGCCATGTTAAGAACCTCATGCCGATTTCCGGACCTGAGATGTTGAGGAAGTCCTATATCGATGCGGTCTCCAGGTGGGTGTACCGGCCTTATATGCTGAATGGCGTTCCGGTGCCTGTGATGACGACGGTTACGCTGAATTTCGAGTTTGGTGGAGGGTAG
- a CDS encoding ATP-binding protein: MKEVFQTRVLALALAIATLGACVLAGLNLSYESSFEVPSDGIWWIEAQNGLRAEHVPAGSPGERAGIRKGDILQSITSGVIHPTTHLAAYERELQHSGTWSHALYNIARPLNGSVQNPQQFAKLDIQVYLEPVDRSVYQPFRLMALVYLAIGLYVLFRRWTAPKSTHFFVFCLVSFVLYTFRYTGQFDTFDWTIFWCSIVASGLQPALFLHFALTFSENPRRHGWLRRNLAALALYVPGAVLLILQIVAIQIWSATELLRHRLDQLAVGYLALYYVIAAVVFSIRYRRTQFPLQRQQLKWLTRGTLLAVVPFTALYVIPYLADWNVPALLVKISGLSLVLIPLTFAWAIVRYRLMDVDLIFKRGVTYTLATATIVGLYFGVVGLTADILRSRLQSLGNWGLITAIVVTGLLFDPVKRWIQGQVDRIFDRKRFDYRETLVDFGRGLNSQTDLNALLSAIVERLPQTLLVSRVAVFLDESENGTHGRQNFRLAASHGLNNFRTGEAETLDTSFFHFDQYGAENHLFLENPHHALSLPDTQREAASRLDLNYYLPCRVANREGAGTRTVAVIGLGRTNDGAYLSSEDVELLESLAGYIGIAIQNAKLYSRLEQNLAEFERLKEFHENIVESIEIGIFAVDLDDRIESWNAQMETMYGTPRVAALRQHLSAIFPPEFVARLDSVREDTGTHTLYKFHVTLPSGETRIANIAIAPLVTRDFLKVGRIILVDDITDRIQLETQLTQAEKLSSIGLLAAGVAHEVNTPLAVISSYTQMLAKHLRDDAKVAPVLEKIIQQTFRASEIANGLLNFSRTSGSEFTSLDVNQLLRDTTTLLEHQFKTTQIQLHIELDPHLPRIHGNQGKLQQVILNLMLNAKDSMHGKPNATITIRTGQEPGKVFAIIQDCGAGIERAHLNRIYDPFFTTKVKPQEGQHKGTGLGLAVTYGIMQEHAGKIQVESELGIGTTFRLEFPTAGVRKAESGIPLTATTLSEASKDKIHA, from the coding sequence ATGAAAGAAGTTTTCCAGACACGGGTTCTCGCACTGGCTCTCGCGATCGCGACGCTGGGAGCCTGCGTCCTCGCGGGTCTCAATCTTTCCTACGAAAGTTCCTTCGAGGTGCCCTCCGACGGTATCTGGTGGATCGAGGCACAAAACGGTCTCCGTGCCGAGCACGTACCCGCGGGCTCCCCGGGCGAGCGAGCCGGTATCCGCAAAGGCGACATCCTCCAGTCCATCACCTCGGGCGTCATTCATCCCACGACCCACCTCGCCGCCTACGAGCGCGAACTCCAGCACAGCGGCACCTGGTCCCACGCTCTGTACAACATCGCCCGCCCGCTGAACGGTTCCGTCCAGAATCCGCAGCAGTTCGCCAAGCTCGATATCCAGGTCTACCTCGAACCCGTCGACCGCAGCGTCTACCAGCCCTTCCGCCTCATGGCGCTCGTCTACCTCGCCATCGGCCTTTACGTCCTCTTCCGTCGTTGGACCGCACCCAAATCTACGCATTTCTTCGTCTTCTGCCTGGTCTCCTTCGTTCTTTACACCTTCCGGTACACCGGCCAGTTCGATACCTTCGACTGGACCATCTTTTGGTGTAGCATCGTCGCCTCCGGCCTGCAGCCCGCACTCTTCCTGCACTTCGCCCTCACCTTCTCCGAGAATCCCCGCCGTCACGGGTGGCTCCGCCGCAACCTCGCGGCCCTGGCCCTCTACGTGCCCGGAGCCGTCCTCCTCATCCTCCAGATCGTCGCTATCCAGATCTGGTCCGCGACCGAACTCCTCCGCCACCGCCTCGACCAGCTCGCCGTCGGCTACCTAGCCCTTTACTACGTCATCGCAGCGGTCGTCTTCTCCATCCGCTACCGCCGCACCCAGTTCCCTCTCCAGCGCCAGCAGCTCAAGTGGCTCACCCGCGGAACCCTCCTCGCGGTCGTTCCATTTACCGCCCTCTACGTCATCCCCTATCTCGCGGACTGGAACGTCCCAGCCCTCCTCGTCAAGATATCCGGGCTCTCGCTGGTGCTCATCCCCCTCACCTTCGCCTGGGCCATCGTCCGCTACCGCCTGATGGACGTCGACCTCATCTTCAAGCGTGGCGTCACCTATACGCTTGCCACAGCCACGATCGTCGGTCTCTACTTCGGCGTCGTCGGCCTCACCGCCGACATCCTGCGCTCGCGCCTCCAGTCTCTCGGCAACTGGGGTCTCATCACCGCCATCGTCGTCACCGGACTCCTCTTCGACCCTGTCAAACGCTGGATCCAGGGCCAGGTCGACCGCATCTTCGACCGCAAGCGTTTCGACTACCGCGAGACACTGGTCGACTTCGGCCGCGGACTCAACTCCCAGACCGACCTCAATGCGCTTCTCTCCGCCATCGTTGAGCGTCTCCCCCAGACGCTCCTCGTCTCCCGCGTAGCCGTCTTCCTCGACGAGAGCGAAAACGGCACGCACGGCCGCCAGAACTTCCGCCTAGCCGCCTCGCACGGCCTCAACAACTTCCGCACCGGCGAGGCAGAAACCCTCGACACCAGCTTCTTCCACTTCGACCAGTACGGCGCCGAAAATCATCTCTTCCTCGAGAATCCTCATCACGCCCTCTCCCTTCCCGACACCCAGCGCGAAGCCGCCAGCCGCCTCGACCTCAACTACTACCTGCCCTGTCGCGTCGCCAACCGCGAAGGTGCCGGAACCCGCACCGTAGCCGTCATCGGCCTGGGTCGTACCAACGACGGTGCCTACCTGTCTTCAGAGGATGTTGAACTCCTCGAATCTCTCGCGGGATACATCGGCATCGCCATCCAGAACGCCAAGCTCTACTCCCGCCTCGAACAAAACCTGGCCGAGTTTGAGCGCCTGAAGGAGTTCCACGAGAACATCGTCGAATCCATCGAGATCGGTATCTTCGCTGTGGACCTCGATGACCGCATCGAGAGCTGGAACGCCCAGATGGAGACCATGTACGGCACACCACGTGTCGCTGCGCTGCGCCAGCATCTCTCCGCCATCTTCCCGCCCGAGTTCGTCGCGCGCCTCGACTCCGTCCGCGAAGACACCGGCACCCACACCCTCTATAAGTTCCACGTCACCCTGCCCTCGGGCGAGACGCGCATCGCCAACATCGCCATCGCACCCCTCGTCACCCGCGACTTCCTCAAGGTGGGCCGCATCATTCTGGTCGACGACATCACCGACCGCATTCAGCTCGAGACACAGCTCACCCAGGCCGAAAAGCTCTCCTCCATCGGCCTGCTCGCCGCCGGTGTCGCGCATGAAGTCAACACCCCGCTTGCCGTCATCTCCAGCTACACCCAGATGCTGGCCAAGCACCTCCGCGACGACGCCAAAGTCGCCCCGGTCCTCGAAAAGATCATCCAGCAGACCTTCCGCGCCTCCGAGATCGCCAACGGCCTCCTCAACTTCTCCCGTACCTCCGGCTCGGAGTTCACCTCGCTCGATGTCAACCAACTTCTGCGCGACACCACCACGCTCCTCGAGCATCAGTTCAAGACCACGCAAATCCAGCTCCACATCGAACTCGACCCTCACCTTCCGCGCATCCACGGCAATCAGGGCAAGCTCCAGCAGGTCATCCTCAACCTCATGCTCAACGCCAAAGACTCCATGCACGGCAAACCCAACGCCACCATCACCATCCGCACCGGACAGGAGCCCGGCAAGGTCTTCGCCATCATCCAGGACTGCGGTGCCGGCATTGAGCGCGCGCACCTCAACCGCATCTACGACCCCTTCTTCACCACCAAGGTCAAACCCCAGGAGGGCCAGCACAAGGGCACCGGTCTGGGCCTCGCCGTCACCTACGGCATCATGCAGGAGCACGCCGGCAAGATCCAGGTCGAGAGTGAACTCGGCATCGGCACCACCTTCCGTCTCGAATTCCCCACCGCAGGCGTACGCAAAGCAGAGAGCGGCATCCCCCTAACCGCCACGACATTATCGGAAGCCAGCAAGGACAAGATTCATGCCTGA